The DNA window ACAATCCATAATCCGTCATTTTTAACTAAAAACATATTACTTATTATTTCTTCTCTGTAATTTATTTTATAACTTTCAAAAATTTTTTTTACTGCTTCAATATATTTTGACCTTTCATTCATAAAAATTCTACCTTTTATATCTTACCGTTATTCCAAAAGGGGCTTTCTTTTTTGTTGTTGAAATCCATAACACTGGAAATTGTGGAGCCTTATCCGGAAAATTCCCCAACAAATCTGTGAAAAATATAAGAGGGAGTATAATTCTTTTTTCTTCAAGATACTTAAATACTGGTCTAAAATCTGTTCCGCCTCTGCCAATTATTTCAATAGTATCAGGTAATTTATCAGGATATTTTATTTCTTCTACTTTTTGAATTTTAGCATCATTCTGAATTAGATAAATATGATAAAAATTGAAAGAATTCAAAATACCATTAATTTCACTGAAGAAATCCTTTAAATCTTCACTACTAATTGAGCCTGATGTATCGACAGCGATAACTAACTCCAAAATTTTTTGTCTTCTTGTTGGATAAATAATATCGTAAGCAAGATATCTTCTATTTGGTCTTGTCCATTCTGTTTTCACTCTTATATTCTGAATTAAAAATTTACCAAGCATAACCCTCCAGTTAATTTTTGGTTCCTTTAGCTCTTCCACAAACTCCTGAAACCATCCTGGTAAATTCCCCTTTGATTTTATCATATTCCAGACTTCACCTAATACTTTACTGTATTTTCTTTCAACTAAATCTGTGATTTGGTTATCACAGGGGTAATGGCTGTCAAATCCTTTTAAGTAAAGATATCCTGATTTTTTTATTTCTTCAAAATTTTGAATTAAAAGGCTATAGTATTTTTCTGCTGATAGACATTTTTCAAAACCAAACTTTTCGGGAAATAATGATGTTTCTTTAAGTTTATTAATTTCAAATCCCATATTCACAAGCATAGAGTTGATTGCAAGGTCTGTTGCTATGTTCCATAAAGTTATATCTCTATTATTTAATCTTATGAAGTGACATAAAGCAATATGCAAAATTTCATGGAGTATAACAAAAACTCTATCAGATACAGTTAGATTTTTGAACCATTCTGTGTTAATCTTAAATCTTCCGTCCCCGTAAACACAGGCAGTGGGTATATTCGAGTCTTCTTCAAAAACTGTTTCTAATAAGAGTCTTCTGAAAAAAGGGTGCTCCATCACCACTTTTACAATTGCCTTTTCAAATTCCTTTGTTCTCATTGGTTTCTCCTTGATTTAAAGCAGAGAATCAAAATATGCTTCTCTTAACTCCTTATAAAATCTGCTTTTCATGAGCATTAACCCCTTTTCATTATCTTTGAGAATTAAATTCAATATATACGAACCATATTCAACAAAATTTTTTCTAATCTCAAGTAAAATTTTTGCAACATTATCTATATGTTTTTGATTTTTAGGTCTTAAGCCTAAAGCAGTTGAAATAGCCCACCATATGGAGGTTTTTTCGCGGGGTGGAAAATTTATTTCTCCTGTCTCTAAAGCTTTTTCTATATCAGGCAACTCCCTGTATACTTCTAAAAAAGCAATAAAATCAGCAGCAACAGGGTTTCCAACAGCAAGTGCAATCATTTCTACATCTTTTGTCAATTTCAAGATTGTATTTGCAAATTCCCATGTTCTTGGGCAGGGATAAGCAATTGAAATTCTATCAGGCTTTGTGTTAATAAAATTATCGGGTTTATATTTCAAATAAGCAATTATTTCTTCGGATATTCCCTTTTCTACTGCCCATTCAATCCAGACATCAAGGTCTGGTTCTACTTCTATATGAATAAATCTTGAAACCAAAGGGTCAGGCATATCAAACACATTTACCGCATCTTCTTTTCTATTTCCAGCTGCTATTACATACCAGCCGTCAGGGAGTTTGTAATTACCAACTCTTCTATCAAGAACAAGTTGATAGGCAGTTGCTTGAATTGAAAGGTCTGCTAAATTTAACTCATCTAAAAAGAGGAAACCTTTTCCATCTGTTGGGAAGAATTCTGGGATCCACCAGACTAATCTTTTTGTATCTTTATCTGGGAATGGAATGCCTCTAAGATCAGCGGGGTCAATTTGTGCGAGTCTCAAATCTATAACTTCTAAATTATATTCTTTTGCCACCTCTTTAATGATTGTTGATTTACCGACACCAGGAGGTCCCCATATGAAAAGAGCTGGTATTTCATATGCTTTTCCTTCTAATATTTTTTTTACTATATCAACAAGTAATTTTTTTAATCCTTTTATATTTACCGATTTATTTCTTTTTAAAAGTTTCATATTATTATTATCTCATCCTCTCTCCTTTTTTTCAAGAGTATTTCTCTTTGAAACACAAGGATTTTTATATTTTTATCTTCATCAAGCATATTTTTAATCAATTTTATAAAAATTCTGATGTAATATTTCATCAATTCCATAGAAAGTTCAGAGATTTAACTTATGTTATTTATCATTTAACATTCTATTTTTTCTCCAATTGCTTTTAAAATATATCAATTAAATAAATCAAATCTGGTTAGGTAAATTGAGATTTAGCTTGAAAACTCAAAACATAAAAATACATTATAAGGAACATTATAAACTTCATTTAAATAAAATATTGATTTATGGATCTAAGTGTCTAATCTTCAACTTCTATTCCTAATTTTTGTAAAAATTCTTTTGCATTTTCAAAATCTGCATTTATTTCTCTTTTTGTTTCTTTCAATCCTCTATAATACCCTGCAATATGAATTCCTTTATATAAACTTTCAAATATTTTTCTCAATTTTCCATTTTTATGCAATAAATATTTATTTATATAATCTCTATATCCATCAGAACTTTCAGGCAATTTATCTTTATCTATTTTTCCTGTTGTTAATAATGCATAATCAAGAGCCTTTAAAATAGAAAGCCATAAAGCTCCATAAGCCTCTTGAACATATTTCATTTCTTCAAAAATTTTTGTGTCCTCATCCAAAGGAGATTTTTTTAATGTTTCTTTTGCATTTTTATAAAATTTCCTTGCTTCTTCTTTTATTTCTTCAATTTCTTCTGGATTTACTTTTAAATTTTCCATACTTATATTATAATCCTCTTCAATGTTTTTTTGGCAAATCCTCTTCAAACCCTATAACTGCTTTTATTCCTTTCCCAAAATCTTTTATTCTAAATCTTTCAAAATTTTCTACTGGGAGTTGTGGAAATCTATAATAATTTTTTGTTCTTTCATAAGTCCTATATTGAAAGTCATGCTCTTTTAACCATTTCTTTGCTTCTTTTAAAGTCCATATATTCCTGTCAAAAATAGATTGAAGTTCTGAATG is part of the candidate division WOR-3 bacterium genome and encodes:
- a CDS encoding VWA-like domain-containing protein — its product is MRTKEFEKAIVKVVMEHPFFRRLLLETVFEEDSNIPTACVYGDGRFKINTEWFKNLTVSDRVFVILHEILHIALCHFIRLNNRDITLWNIATDLAINSMLVNMGFEINKLKETSLFPEKFGFEKCLSAEKYYSLLIQNFEEIKKSGYLYLKGFDSHYPCDNQITDLVERKYSKVLGEVWNMIKSKGNLPGWFQEFVEELKEPKINWRVMLGKFLIQNIRVKTEWTRPNRRYLAYDIIYPTRRQKILELVIAVDTSGSISSEDLKDFFSEINGILNSFNFYHIYLIQNDAKIQKVEEIKYPDKLPDTIEIIGRGGTDFRPVFKYLEEKRIILPLIFFTDLLGNFPDKAPQFPVLWISTTKKKAPFGITVRYKR
- a CDS encoding MoxR family ATPase → MKLLKRNKSVNIKGLKKLLVDIVKKILEGKAYEIPALFIWGPPGVGKSTIIKEVAKEYNLEVIDLRLAQIDPADLRGIPFPDKDTKRLVWWIPEFFPTDGKGFLFLDELNLADLSIQATAYQLVLDRRVGNYKLPDGWYVIAAGNRKEDAVNVFDMPDPLVSRFIHIEVEPDLDVWIEWAVEKGISEEIIAYLKYKPDNFINTKPDRISIAYPCPRTWEFANTILKLTKDVEMIALAVGNPVAADFIAFLEVYRELPDIEKALETGEINFPPREKTSIWWAISTALGLRPKNQKHIDNVAKILLEIRKNFVEYGSYILNLILKDNEKGLMLMKSRFYKELREAYFDSLL
- a CDS encoding DUF5618 family protein, whose protein sequence is MENLKVNPEEIEEIKEEARKFYKNAKETLKKSPLDEDTKIFEEMKYVQEAYGALWLSILKALDYALLTTGKIDKDKLPESSDGYRDYINKYLLHKNGKLRKIFESLYKGIHIAGYYRGLKETKREINADFENAKEFLQKLGIEVED